The Bryobacteraceae bacterium genomic sequence CGCCAGTTCTTACGTGTGCAATCAGAATGCCGTGATCGGAACCAGAACATCATCCTCTGGCCTTCGGAGTGCATGTCGGTAATGAAGATGAAGCTTAAGACACGCCTGTTCCTTGCCACAGCCCTCGCGGTTTTGTCAATCCTCGGCCTCTCCGAGTGGTTCGGCTACAACCAGACGGCAGCCTTTCTGAGGGAGCATGCGTCGTTGATGAAGTCCCAGACTCATCATGCCGATTTCGTGGCGAGCCTGCAGCAAGGCCAAAGCGCTCTACTCGTCCGATTGGTCTGGCTCCATATCCTGCATGCGGGGCTTACCGTCCTGGCTTTGGTCCTCGTTCTGAATGTGCTCTGCAATCGCATCGTCTTGTCGCCGCTCGATGATTTGCTCCGCCACATCAATTACATGGGCCGCGGCACTTGGAAGGCAGCCATTCCGGTCCGCAGGAATGACGAGATCGGGCAGTTGACCGGGGCGTTCAATGCGCTTGGCGAGCAACTGACCGCCACGGTCCAGCAGTTTGCCGCTGCCTCAAAACTGTCAGCGCTGGCGCTTCTCGGGCAGACCCTTGTCAAAAAGGTTGTGTTGGCCACTGACATCCTCCGGGCTACCGAACGACAGCTACGAGATGAGCCGGCGGGCTCTGACGCCATCAGTGCACCGGCACTGGCCAGTTTGAGAGTCGCGGTAGGAACCTTGGAGGAGATTCCCGCCCGATTTGAGGCAGAGTTTGACCGTGAACTCGGGTTGCACTCGGCGGCGTCAGTGCCAAAACCACAACAGAGACAGAGGGATCGACTTCCCGTGTGAATCATTGGTATCCGGCGTGCACACCTCATTAACGAGCACAAGAGGCAACAACGAGCACAAGAGGCAACGAAATGGCAACCGCTCCTGCAGAACCAAACCGATCGCCTCAAGCCGGGACTGAGGCTGCCTTGGTGGCAAGGGCTCGGATTGGGGACGGAAATGCGATTTCTGAATTGATTCGAACTAACGCTCCGCAATTGCGTTGGGTGGCTTGGCGCGTGGTGAGAAACCGGGCCGACGCCGAGGATGTGGTTCAAGATGCGTTGTGGAAGGCCTGGCGGCATCTCGCCGAGTACCAGGAGCGCGCGGCATTCTCAACCTGGCTTACGCGCATTGCGTTGAATGAGGGAGTCGGACTTCTCAGGAAACGCCAGACTGAACCGGTTGACTTGGCTAACGGCGATTGTCTGCCGCAATATGTTCGCGGATCCGCTCTCCATTGTCGGACACCGGAACAAATTGTCGGTTCGCGGGAAATGGAACTGATTGTGCGCCAGTGTATGGACCGCATCCACCCAGAGTATCGCGTAGTCTTGCGTCTCAGGATTGTGGAGGAACTCACCTACCAGGAGATCGCGGACCGTCTGGGCTCATCTGTAGCCGCAGTCAAGACTCGGATTCATCGAGCTCGTCGGATCTCGCAAGAAATGCTTCAGCAACGTGGCGCCGGGCGGTCGGGTTCGACGCCAGCCCGGACGTGCGGCGCCGGAACAAATGAGAGGTCCGTCGACGCGGGAAGGTGTCTCGGGCAACTAATCTAACAAAGGAGAAAACACGATGATAAAGAAACGTTTGGTGCTGTCGCTCTTGGTCGCGGCGGCTATGCTGTTGTTCTACTCGGGCACTGCCATCGCTGCGCAGCATGAGCACGCTGCACAGCCTGAAAAGGCGCTGAAGGTTGGCAAGACCGGTGAGGTGACCTTTGACAAGGAAACGAAAGTTGGCGACATGACACTCAAGCCAGGGCGCTACAAGTTTCAGCACCGGGTCGAAGGCTCCGATCACTTCGTGCATTTCACGGAGTGGACCAAGCCCTATCCGTCCTACGAAACCGGTACCGCCAAAGCCCACCCCGGCGAAATGAAGTGCCGGATCGAGCCGTTGAGCAAGAAGGTCTCTCAAACAACAATCTATACAAGAAGCGAGGACGGCATCAATCGCCTTACGAAGGTGGAAGTCGGGGGCGAGAACGTCGCGCATATCTTCTAGTTCACGCGTCGCTCCCTCGGATCACGCCGGCGCCATGTCAGTTCCGGGCGCCGGCCACGTCCGAGTTCGACTGACAGTCAATACAGGAGGAAACGAAACATGCCAAAACCCAAAGAAGCTGCGGCTTCCGCCCCCAACGCTACGGTGATTTCGTGCCGCGCCCAAGACGCGAGCACTGTTTTCCTCGCCGGAACATTCAATGATTGGAACCCCGAGGCTACACCGATGTCTCGCAACGACTCCGGCGAATGGACGGTCACATTAGAGCTGGTGCCGGGCCGGTACGAGTACAAATTCGTCGTTGACGGTCAGTGGTGCTGTGAACCTGGCTGTGACGATGCCAGCTTTAGCTCTGCCGATACAGTCATGAACGCGCTCGGTACCCGGAACCGCTCGATCGAGGTCAGCTAGAGGGACCTGGAGTCATCAAGCTCACGGCCCTGTCCCCCCAAGCCCTGCGCCTGGGAGTGGCGCGGCTCCCTGAGAATGGGGAATAGCGCACCAATGGCGCGGTTTTCGCGAAAAGGCAGCATACTCGGGCCTCAGAATGATGCCGCGCGAGCCTGGGAGGCGCCCGGTGCGTTTGAGGATTGGGTGTTGACCTATCACGCCGAGCTCTTCTCGTTCTTATGTGGCGTCATTGGGGACGATAACGAATCCGATCGCATCGCGGTGGAGGCATTCGCACAAGTTCACGCGCTCGGCTACAAGCACCACATCTCGGATACGCCCGTCGCTGAGCTGTATCGGATCGCAATCCGCGAGTCGGCGAGACGCCTGTGCATCGGCTCGCAAACGGGCCGTGACGAGCAGCGGCAGTCGTTGTGGCAGATATTGATGCAGCTCAATGAGAACGAGCGATTGTTGTTGTTGCTCCGAGAGGTAGCGCGGTATTCTATACCGCAGATTGCCGCGTGCCTTCGAGTATCAGAAGAGCAGGTAAGGAGTCGGCTGCTTGGCGCTCGTCAGTCATTTGCGGGTTCCCACAGCGCTGCCCGCTTGGAAGTGCGACCTGCCGACTGACGAACTCCGCGTCAGACATTTGTTCCTCAGGCGGTCGCCGCCGAGTTTGGCTGGTGCACCGGCAGCAGGATGGAAAACGTCATGCCCCGAGACGGGTTCCTCCTGGCCGTGATCGCCCCTCCGTGCTGAGAGAGGATCTGACGGGCCACGGAGAGGCCGAGGCCAGTGCCATTCTCCTTCGTGGAGAAAAAGGGTTCGAAGAGCGTCTCCGTGTCACCGCTGAAACCACATCCCCCGTCTTGCACCTCAATCAGAACCTGGGAATCGACAAGGCACGCCGAGAGAACAATCTCCCCGCCTTCGGTCATGGCTTGAATCGCGTTGAGCACAAGGTTGAGCAGAACCTGATTGATCTGCTCGGGGTCGCATTCCACCGGCGGGAGACCGGCGACTTCCTTACGAAGTTCGATTCCATTGGTAGAGGCCGCGAAGGCGAGCAGATCGGTGACGAGATCAAAGCACTGGGCAACATCCACCTGTCGGTACTGTGGTGTCCTGGGACGCGCATAATTTAAGAGACTTGTCAGGAGGCGTTCTAACCGCGCGCTTTCCTTCACTATGATCTCCCGAAATTCCTGTCGGACAGCTTCCGGTGTATGGGAGCCATTCAAAACATCAACGGCGCCTCGAATACCGGCCAACGGATTCCGAATCTCGTGAGCCATGGTCGCCGTCAATTGCCCGATGGCGGACAGCCGATCGGCCCGCTTGAGTTGCTCGAAGCTGGCTTGCAGCTCCCGATGGGACTCTTCCAACATGCCCTTCGCGTTCTCCAGCTCAATGCGCCGCTTGCGCTCCAGGTCGGCAAGCATACCGGTCACTACGCTGACGAACAGTAGCACGCCAACTTCGGCGTATTGCACCTTGAGATATTCCGGATGCTCGCCCGGGCCCCGCAAGAAGTGCGGAAGATATCCAAGAGCCGCTACCATGGCGGTAGCTACCCCTCCCGGAAGACCGAAGTGAGCGGCGGCGTAAACGACCGGAAGGTAATACAACCACTGAAAGAAGTTGTGGCCGAGGAGCGAGGAATGAGGGGTGTAATGGTGTAGGACGGCGATACCGATAACGGCTCCGACGGTCACCGCCGCATGAGCCAGGTCGTCACGCTTGAGCGGAGAGGTGTTCATCCGCTGGGCCGTCCTGATTCGGCCGGAAGGGAACGGCCGCGCTTCTGCGTACCTCATGGCCGCCTTCCCAGACATGTTGCAGCTCAAAGATGAAGGGCTCATATTTGAGAGCGAAAAGCAGGTACCCCGCCAAAATAGATCTCATTGAAATCAAACACCTAGTCTCCTCCCAACCCGGTCGGCGTTGGGCGATATGGCCCAGGAATTGGCGACCCGGCCAAGACAAATACCCACCCAGTGCACGCGGTGGGCGATATCACGCGTCGGGCATGTGGCTCTCTAGTAGCGGCAACAGCAGTATAAGGTAACCGCTGAAGGGATTTCAAGGCGACCGAGGGTCACAGAGGGCACAGTAGCTAACGGACATTCAGGGCCGTCGCTGACTCCAGATGTCAGGCTGCTCGCCCTCGCTGGAGCGGAAGGAACACGGAAAACGTCGCGCCCTTTCCATCGTTCGGCTCAACTTCAATAAATCCGTTGTGCTGTTGGATGATTTGTTCGGCCAGCGAGAGACCGAGGCCGGGATCAGCCACCTTCGGAACCCCGAGGGCATCAAACATCCCTTCCAGTTGCTTGCTGGCTTTCTGTCCCCGCTGGTCTTTGACCTGAATCAGAATCTCTGTGCCATGACGGCTGGCAGCCATTACGACTTCTCCCCCCCGTGACATCGCCTGCAGGCTGTTGAATGCCAGCTCCTGAAGGACCTGTTCCAGTTGCTCCGCATCGCATTCGACACGTGGCAGGCCGGTCGTGGACTCGTACCGCAACACGATGCCCCGCGCCGAAGCCGACGCGCGAAGCTGGTCCGCCACCGCCTGAATCACCTTGCCCACGTCGACCGGGCCCGTGCTCGGCGGCCGCGGTGTAGCAAGCCGGTGAAGATTGCTGAGCAGTCGGGTAACCCCCCGACATTCCCGTTTTATCGACTCAAACAGGAACACGGATTCCTGTTGAGACACGGGGCGTTCCATCGCGTCCACCGATCGCTCCATGGCCGCCAATGGGTCTTGGATCTCCTCCGCGAGGCTGGTGGACAACCTGCCCACCACCGACAAGCGGTTGGCGCGCTTCAAGAGCTCAGACGTGTTCTTCAACTCTTCATAGGCTCGTTCAAGTTGGTCCGTGCGCACGCGGAGTTCAT encodes the following:
- a CDS encoding HAMP domain-containing protein, with amino-acid sequence MKMKLKTRLFLATALAVLSILGLSEWFGYNQTAAFLREHASLMKSQTHHADFVASLQQGQSALLVRLVWLHILHAGLTVLALVLVLNVLCNRIVLSPLDDLLRHINYMGRGTWKAAIPVRRNDEIGQLTGAFNALGEQLTATVQQFAAASKLSALALLGQTLVKKVVLATDILRATERQLRDEPAGSDAISAPALASLRVAVGTLEEIPARFEAEFDRELGLHSAASVPKPQQRQRDRLPV
- a CDS encoding glycogen-binding domain-containing protein encodes the protein MPKPKEAAASAPNATVISCRAQDASTVFLAGTFNDWNPEATPMSRNDSGEWTVTLELVPGRYEYKFVVDGQWCCEPGCDDASFSSADTVMNALGTRNRSIEVS
- a CDS encoding sigma factor-like helix-turn-helix DNA-binding protein produces the protein MTYHAELFSFLCGVIGDDNESDRIAVEAFAQVHALGYKHHISDTPVAELYRIAIRESARRLCIGSQTGRDEQRQSLWQILMQLNENERLLLLLREVARYSIPQIAACLRVSEEQVRSRLLGARQSFAGSHSAARLEVRPAD
- a CDS encoding ATP-binding protein gives rise to the protein MNTSPLKRDDLAHAAVTVGAVIGIAVLHHYTPHSSLLGHNFFQWLYYLPVVYAAAHFGLPGGVATAMVAALGYLPHFLRGPGEHPEYLKVQYAEVGVLLFVSVVTGMLADLERKRRIELENAKGMLEESHRELQASFEQLKRADRLSAIGQLTATMAHEIRNPLAGIRGAVDVLNGSHTPEAVRQEFREIIVKESARLERLLTSLLNYARPRTPQYRQVDVAQCFDLVTDLLAFAASTNGIELRKEVAGLPPVECDPEQINQVLLNLVLNAIQAMTEGGEIVLSACLVDSQVLIEVQDGGCGFSGDTETLFEPFFSTKENGTGLGLSVARQILSQHGGAITARRNPSRGMTFSILLPVHQPNSAATA
- a CDS encoding ATP-binding protein, giving the protein MHYLTPPPVVPWHTVFQRFYYLPIIVSAIRFGWRGGLFAAAFAAIVCDVPHALMWHQYPGYSTSQYGDIVVFHAVGAVTGLLADSERRKRHELRVRTDQLERAYEELKNTSELLKRANRLSVVGRLSTSLAEEIQDPLAAMERSVDAMERPVSQQESVFLFESIKRECRGVTRLLSNLHRLATPRPPSTGPVDVGKVIQAVADQLRASASARGIVLRYESTTGLPRVECDAEQLEQVLQELAFNSLQAMSRGGEVVMAASRHGTEILIQVKDQRGQKASKQLEGMFDALGVPKVADPGLGLSLAEQIIQQHNGFIEVEPNDGKGATFSVFLPLQRGRAA